Proteins co-encoded in one Marinobacter gudaonensis genomic window:
- a CDS encoding ShlB/FhaC/HecB family hemolysin secretion/activation protein → MLALIWCAPASAVSLADAVPENLAVWTQYPESLLRSVTHYLASTLQFSGDSVHTDESANGRLRMAGNDMILSRHDIALDFEDSVSRTEGGEWQSLALRYGFPVGGVDFDLTVKETDQHLVTTRSGQQLDTRVDYRGLDLSGSRALWSWKGFEVDGVFSHATGTSDWFEESSWTSETDHQLSSLALRCSGQRELAGGFRAGSTAVALAGFERLETATSTDISEQSAGFYRVTLGASLNRSWHAWDLGIQGRYQVAPPQLASSEYLQIAGPAMMHGFNGQSMHVAEGGWLRMNARSPGYAIPFTSALNSRVTFSVLRGWAPARTTGLRRFEASSGEIALQLEGRGFNASMSVGQILDLSGEAMERPDTPDVSLSLSMVM, encoded by the coding sequence TTGCTTGCACTTATTTGGTGCGCTCCTGCCAGTGCGGTCTCACTGGCGGACGCGGTACCCGAGAACCTGGCAGTCTGGACACAGTATCCGGAAAGCCTGCTTCGATCCGTTACCCACTACCTGGCCTCCACGCTGCAGTTCTCGGGCGATTCCGTTCACACCGATGAGTCGGCCAACGGAAGGCTCCGTATGGCCGGCAACGACATGATCCTCTCCCGCCACGATATTGCCCTGGACTTCGAGGATTCGGTGTCCCGAACCGAGGGCGGCGAATGGCAGTCTCTGGCGTTACGCTACGGGTTTCCGGTGGGCGGCGTCGATTTTGATCTGACTGTGAAAGAAACCGACCAGCACCTGGTGACTACCCGCTCGGGCCAGCAGCTGGATACCCGGGTTGATTACCGGGGCCTCGATCTTTCCGGCAGTCGGGCGCTGTGGTCCTGGAAGGGGTTTGAAGTGGATGGCGTGTTCAGCCATGCCACCGGCACCAGTGACTGGTTTGAGGAGTCCTCCTGGACATCGGAAACAGACCACCAGCTTTCCAGCCTTGCGCTGCGGTGTTCAGGGCAGCGGGAACTGGCGGGCGGCTTCCGGGCGGGCTCCACGGCGGTTGCGCTGGCGGGATTCGAGAGGCTCGAAACCGCAACCTCGACCGACATCAGCGAGCAGTCCGCGGGGTTCTACCGGGTCACACTGGGGGCATCGCTCAATCGCTCGTGGCATGCCTGGGATCTGGGCATTCAGGGCCGCTACCAGGTAGCGCCGCCGCAACTGGCTTCGTCAGAGTACCTCCAGATTGCAGGGCCCGCCATGATGCACGGGTTCAATGGCCAGTCGATGCACGTGGCCGAGGGCGGGTGGCTGCGCATGAATGCCCGGAGCCCGGGTTACGCCATTCCCTTCACATCAGCGCTTAATTCCCGCGTCACCTTTTCTGTGCTGAGAGGATGGGCGCCGGCCCGTACGACAGGCCTGAGAAGGTTCGAGGCCAGCTCCGGAGAAATTGCCCTGCAGCTCGAAGGCCGGGGCTTTAACGCCAGCATGAGTGTTGGCCAGATTCTCGACCTCTCCGGTGAGGCGATGGAGCGCCCGGACACTCCCGACGTCTCCCTTTCCCTGTCCATGGTCATGTAA
- a CDS encoding zinc-dependent alcohol dehydrogenase, translating to MPKEAGATSSPREARAWWVTSPGKGEILETSLAGDSRECRGDWVTVQALYSGISRGTESLVFHGRVPKTEHERMRAPFQEGEFPGPVKYGYASVGNVIEGPAELVGKPVFCLYPHQDRYQVPASAVTPLPEDLPPERAVLAANMETAVNGLWDGLPGVGDRVAVVGLGVVGLLVAWLASRIPGTRVTAIDTNPARALVAEQLGLDFSDGTGPLLDDHDLVIHASGHPSGLETSLALAGAEATIVEMSWYGDQPVPAPLGAAFHPRRLTLKSSQVGQLAAARRPRWDHGKRLALALSLLRDESLECLITGETPFEELPQAMNRILIDGRDTLCHRIAYG from the coding sequence TTGCCAAAGGAAGCCGGAGCAACGAGCTCGCCACGTGAGGCCAGGGCCTGGTGGGTAACCAGTCCCGGGAAGGGCGAAATTCTGGAGACGTCATTGGCGGGGGACAGCCGTGAGTGCCGCGGCGACTGGGTGACGGTTCAGGCACTGTATTCCGGAATCAGTCGGGGGACTGAATCGCTGGTATTCCATGGGCGGGTGCCGAAAACCGAGCACGAGCGTATGCGGGCGCCCTTTCAGGAAGGCGAGTTCCCCGGGCCGGTCAAATACGGCTACGCAAGTGTTGGGAACGTCATTGAAGGGCCGGCGGAACTGGTGGGAAAGCCGGTTTTCTGCCTGTACCCTCACCAGGACCGTTACCAGGTTCCGGCGTCAGCGGTAACGCCTCTGCCCGAGGATCTGCCCCCGGAGCGGGCGGTGCTCGCGGCGAACATGGAAACGGCCGTGAACGGTCTCTGGGATGGTCTGCCAGGGGTGGGGGACAGGGTTGCCGTCGTTGGCCTGGGCGTCGTCGGGCTTCTGGTGGCCTGGCTGGCCAGCCGGATTCCCGGCACCCGGGTAACCGCTATCGACACCAACCCGGCCCGGGCGTTGGTGGCGGAGCAACTCGGCCTTGATTTCAGCGATGGCACCGGCCCACTGCTGGACGATCACGATCTGGTGATTCACGCCAGCGGCCACCCTTCCGGCCTGGAGACTTCTCTGGCGCTTGCCGGCGCTGAGGCAACCATCGTGGAGATGAGCTGGTATGGCGACCAGCCGGTTCCGGCGCCCCTGGGCGCGGCCTTTCATCCACGGCGCCTGACGCTCAAATCCAGCCAGGTGGGGCAGCTGGCAGCGGCCCGACGGCCCCGCTGGGATCACGGCAAACGGCTGGCCCTGGCCTTAAGCCTGCTGCGAGACGAGTCCCTGGAGTGCCTGATCACCGGTGAAACCCCGTTTGAAGAGTTGCCCCAGGCCATGAACCGCATTCTGATTGATGGCAGGGATACGCTCTGCCACCGCATTGCCTACGGCTAG
- a CDS encoding lysylphosphatidylglycerol synthase transmembrane domain-containing protein gives MTWLQRRRVGLAGRWLVTGLVIGLVVQAVDGQALWRELSGIAVWVLVPALLMSVLQVVISAWRWRYTAQRLGVPLRLGLAVQEYYLATFLNQVLPGGVLGDVHRAWRHGTSAGERLAPAHAVAIERLSGQVVLILVVLVSVIGLVQAGRLQVGTPGGGWWPVVAIISLSLAVWLAARLGAGDYLLRLRRDLQRALLSGSALPVQMASSLMVLASYLGVFLLLAAGAGYLAGPATLPVLVGLCSVLLLSMVIPLTVAGWGVREGAAAVLWPLAGLPAEQGVALSVGYGALVLISSLPGAAMIFRGRGTARDVGRSGA, from the coding sequence TTGACCTGGCTGCAACGCCGGCGTGTTGGCCTGGCCGGTCGCTGGCTGGTTACCGGCCTGGTGATTGGTCTGGTGGTGCAGGCCGTCGATGGGCAGGCACTGTGGCGGGAACTCTCCGGCATTGCCGTATGGGTACTGGTGCCGGCCTTGCTGATGTCTGTCTTGCAGGTAGTAATCTCCGCGTGGCGATGGCGATACACGGCGCAGCGGTTGGGCGTCCCTCTGAGACTCGGCCTCGCCGTGCAGGAATATTATCTGGCGACCTTCCTTAACCAGGTGTTGCCCGGCGGGGTACTGGGCGATGTCCATCGCGCCTGGCGCCACGGTACCAGCGCCGGTGAACGGCTGGCTCCGGCCCATGCGGTCGCTATTGAGAGGTTGTCGGGGCAGGTGGTCCTGATTCTGGTTGTGCTGGTTTCGGTCATCGGGCTTGTCCAGGCCGGCCGTCTCCAGGTCGGGACGCCTGGTGGGGGGTGGTGGCCGGTGGTTGCGATTATCTCTCTCTCGCTCGCCGTCTGGCTGGCGGCCCGATTGGGGGCTGGCGACTATCTTTTGCGGCTCAGGCGTGACCTCCAGCGTGCGCTTTTGAGCGGGTCTGCGTTACCCGTACAGATGGCCTCCTCCTTGATGGTCCTTGCCAGTTATCTCGGTGTCTTCCTGCTGCTGGCCGCTGGCGCCGGCTATCTGGCCGGGCCGGCAACATTGCCCGTGTTAGTCGGCCTGTGCAGTGTTCTGCTGCTCAGCATGGTGATTCCCCTGACAGTCGCGGGTTGGGGGGTTCGGGAGGGCGCGGCCGCTGTGCTCTGGCCCCTGGCGGGCTTGCCGGCGGAGCAGGGCGTGGCGCTGAGTGTCGGGTACGGGGCCCTGGTTCTCATCTCAAGTTTGCCAGGTGCAGCGATGATCTTCAGGGGGCGGGGCACGGCCAGGGACGTCGGGCGATCAGGTGCCTGA
- a CDS encoding DMT family transporter — MSDSHKSDLLLLVVTLFAAISWMFSKEAVLLMPPLMFMAARFLIAGAVLAFFARRSLMKLSLDQLRRSVGVGLVFGTAMTCWVMGLVHGTSLGEGAFLTSLGVVIVPIIARLVFREAQPPSTWLAIPIAVAGLALLSLENGFRPEAGQIFFVLAASIFALYFNLNTRAANQRTVVDRLGKTVEKHRVPALPLTAIALLTVGVLTLVESLLLEPWQPTLGNLTPILVWWVAASAVIGTAGRFLLQTLAQSLSANSHGVVILVLEPVWVALFAAAWFGESMTAIQLGGCGLIFAALIVNRWTVLSKAIKTQLRSRKTA; from the coding sequence ATGTCTGACTCCCACAAATCCGATCTTCTGTTGCTGGTGGTTACCCTGTTTGCAGCCATCAGCTGGATGTTCTCCAAAGAAGCGGTGCTGCTGATGCCCCCGCTCATGTTCATGGCCGCCCGCTTTTTGATTGCCGGTGCGGTACTGGCCTTCTTTGCCCGGCGCTCACTGATGAAGCTCAGCCTGGACCAGCTCCGCCGCAGTGTTGGCGTTGGCCTGGTGTTCGGCACCGCCATGACCTGCTGGGTCATGGGCCTGGTTCATGGCACCAGCCTTGGCGAGGGTGCCTTTCTCACCAGCCTCGGCGTGGTGATTGTGCCCATCATTGCCCGGCTTGTTTTCCGCGAAGCCCAGCCACCAAGCACCTGGCTGGCAATCCCCATTGCAGTTGCGGGCCTGGCCCTGTTATCGCTGGAGAACGGCTTCCGGCCTGAAGCCGGTCAGATTTTCTTTGTACTTGCGGCCAGCATTTTTGCCCTGTACTTCAATCTCAATACCCGGGCCGCAAACCAGCGAACCGTGGTGGACCGCCTGGGCAAAACTGTGGAGAAACACCGGGTACCGGCCCTGCCCCTGACCGCCATTGCCCTGCTGACCGTAGGCGTGCTGACCCTCGTGGAATCCCTGTTGCTGGAACCCTGGCAACCCACACTGGGCAACCTTACCCCGATACTGGTGTGGTGGGTGGCCGCCAGCGCCGTGATCGGTACCGCCGGCCGCTTTCTGCTGCAAACCCTGGCCCAGAGCCTCTCGGCCAACAGCCACGGCGTGGTGATCCTGGTGCTGGAACCAGTGTGGGTGGCGCTGTTCGCTGCAGCCTGGTTCGGAGAGTCCATGACAGCCATCCAACTGGGCGGCTGCGGGCTCATTTTTGCGGCGCTGATCGTCAACCGCTGGACCGTTCTGAGCAAAGCCATCAAGACGCAATTGCGAAGTCGGAAAACCGCCTAA
- a CDS encoding glycosyltransferase gives MPESEAPHAIEFLVPGDPDQNTGGYRYVRKLVQALNERGQLARVTGLDGQFPRPDKKAFEELDRRLTALPEGTCVILDGLAMGGLPDVVEKHHGRLTLLALVHHPLADETGLSEPDRQWFLDSERRALAFVSGVVTTSRYTAARLADYNVPEAWVRVAEPGVSVLAGKSEPAPADDSGEAPHLLCVAHLSPRKAQHQLVAALAALKSLSWQCSLAGSDSRNAGYACQLRKQIAESGLSDRVTLTGELDEAGLTDMYRRADLFVFPSLYEGYGMVIDEALAAGLPIISSDGGALANTAERPGVVQYSAGDVQALTARIEQWLTHPEELAHARKLAVRESRQVRSWRAAADDFLSAVEQFRYGASGWHQHSAFDSQWLSAREAADHKARSRELTAALNQWLADRYEQQAGFQARPCRIVDIGTGRGSNVVYLAPALQVPQTWLAVDQDQALLREARERARGLDVPFETAPVQLTPENIEQILPQDTALVTASALIDLVSRPWLTALGRAVANRNAAVLIVLSYAGRFELSPEHPEDELLRDLVNRHQHGDKGTGAALGPDASDVLATLMSEAGYSVQTAESSWVLGGPDRPGECSNTSLIRMLMHGWVEAAIEQSPESRPQLERWLSAREALLAEGALQIVVHHTDVLALPPESTV, from the coding sequence ATGCCGGAATCTGAGGCGCCGCATGCCATCGAATTTCTGGTGCCGGGTGATCCGGACCAGAACACCGGAGGGTATCGCTACGTCCGAAAACTGGTGCAGGCCCTGAATGAGCGGGGCCAGCTGGCCCGGGTAACCGGGCTGGACGGGCAGTTTCCGAGGCCGGACAAAAAGGCGTTCGAAGAACTCGACCGGCGCCTGACGGCCCTGCCGGAAGGCACCTGCGTGATTCTGGACGGTTTGGCCATGGGTGGGTTGCCAGACGTTGTCGAAAAACACCACGGGCGGCTTACGTTACTGGCGCTGGTGCATCACCCCCTGGCGGATGAGACCGGGCTGAGCGAACCCGACCGGCAATGGTTTCTCGATTCCGAACGGCGGGCCCTGGCGTTCGTGTCGGGCGTTGTCACCACCAGCCGATACACGGCAGCACGGCTAGCGGACTACAACGTTCCGGAGGCGTGGGTCCGGGTCGCGGAACCGGGAGTCAGCGTGTTGGCCGGCAAAAGCGAGCCTGCACCTGCAGACGATTCTGGGGAGGCACCGCACTTGCTCTGTGTCGCGCATCTGTCTCCGCGCAAGGCGCAGCACCAGCTGGTGGCGGCGCTCGCAGCACTCAAGTCCTTATCCTGGCAATGCTCGCTGGCGGGCTCCGACAGCCGTAACGCGGGGTACGCGTGCCAGTTGCGCAAACAGATTGCCGAATCTGGCCTGTCCGACCGTGTCACCCTGACCGGAGAGCTGGACGAAGCCGGTTTGACAGATATGTACCGTCGGGCCGACCTGTTTGTGTTTCCATCGCTCTATGAAGGCTATGGCATGGTGATCGACGAGGCGCTGGCTGCCGGTCTGCCGATCATATCCTCCGACGGCGGTGCGCTGGCGAACACGGCGGAAAGACCCGGCGTAGTGCAGTACAGTGCCGGTGATGTTCAGGCCCTGACGGCACGAATCGAACAATGGCTGACCCACCCGGAAGAGCTTGCTCACGCCCGTAAGCTGGCGGTCCGGGAATCGCGGCAGGTGCGGTCCTGGCGGGCAGCGGCGGATGATTTTCTCAGCGCCGTTGAGCAATTCCGGTACGGAGCGTCCGGGTGGCACCAGCACTCTGCCTTCGACAGCCAATGGCTCTCGGCCCGTGAGGCAGCCGATCACAAGGCGCGCTCCAGGGAACTGACGGCGGCTCTGAATCAGTGGCTGGCCGATCGTTACGAGCAGCAGGCCGGATTTCAGGCACGGCCCTGTCGGATTGTCGACATTGGTACCGGCCGAGGCTCCAACGTTGTGTATCTGGCACCGGCCCTGCAGGTACCCCAGACCTGGCTGGCAGTCGATCAGGACCAGGCACTGCTGCGCGAGGCCCGGGAACGCGCCCGGGGTCTGGACGTGCCCTTTGAAACGGCACCGGTTCAGCTGACACCGGAAAACATCGAGCAGATATTGCCCCAGGACACGGCACTGGTAACGGCCTCGGCCCTGATTGACCTGGTGTCCCGTCCCTGGCTGACGGCCCTGGGCCGGGCGGTGGCGAATAGAAACGCCGCGGTTCTGATTGTGCTGAGTTACGCCGGTCGGTTCGAGCTCAGCCCGGAGCATCCTGAGGACGAGCTGCTCCGGGATCTGGTAAACCGGCATCAACACGGTGACAAGGGCACCGGTGCCGCCCTGGGGCCGGACGCATCAGACGTTCTGGCAACCTTGATGTCTGAGGCGGGCTATTCGGTTCAAACCGCTGAGTCCTCCTGGGTCCTCGGTGGTCCGGACCGTCCTGGCGAATGCTCCAATACCTCCCTCATACGAATGCTGATGCACGGCTGGGTAGAGGCTGCGATAGAACAGTCGCCGGAAAGCCGTCCGCAACTGGAACGCTGGCTGTCCGCCCGGGAAGCCTTGTTAGCCGAGGGAGCGCTTCAGATCGTGGTGCACCACACCGACGTGCTGGCTCTGCCGCCGGAGTCGACCGTTTGA
- a CDS encoding RibD family protein → MAARPLDIDTAWELVLSAVDRSNVTLPFPGTETPAVRINGQGSWNLMQPATHEAQSLLSVFLPLCRPLPDNAQLNVIGQLGQSLDGRIATVTGRSRFINGDDGITHLHRIRAVSDAVIVGAGTALTDNPRLTVRRTHGRNPVRVVIDRHRRVPDSHHLFTDGEAPTLRLISGTYSKPPHAEVPPGVTDVPCLGRPEDDAPVDPAHILEVLADYGLRKIFVEGGGVTVSAFLNAGLLNRLHVMVAPMIIGSGRPAFSLPEIDLLDDALRPRAQLVNLGSDMLFDLDFSGT, encoded by the coding sequence ATGGCAGCGAGACCTCTGGATATCGATACGGCGTGGGAACTGGTTCTCAGTGCAGTAGACCGCAGCAATGTGACACTGCCGTTTCCGGGCACCGAGACGCCCGCTGTCAGGATCAATGGTCAGGGCAGCTGGAACCTTATGCAACCCGCCACCCATGAGGCCCAAAGCCTTCTATCGGTATTCCTGCCCCTGTGTCGGCCCTTGCCAGACAACGCTCAATTGAACGTGATCGGCCAGCTTGGCCAGAGCCTGGATGGCCGGATAGCCACGGTAACCGGCCGGTCACGATTCATTAACGGCGACGACGGCATAACCCATCTCCACCGGATACGGGCGGTGTCCGACGCGGTGATCGTGGGCGCAGGCACCGCTTTAACCGACAACCCGAGGCTCACGGTGCGACGCACCCATGGCCGGAACCCGGTACGGGTGGTGATCGACCGGCATCGCCGGGTTCCCGACAGCCACCACCTGTTTACCGATGGCGAGGCACCAACCCTGCGCCTGATCAGTGGCACCTACAGCAAGCCACCGCATGCGGAAGTACCGCCGGGCGTGACCGACGTGCCCTGCCTCGGGCGGCCCGAAGATGACGCACCGGTAGATCCCGCGCACATCCTGGAAGTCCTGGCAGACTACGGGTTGAGAAAGATTTTCGTGGAAGGCGGTGGCGTTACCGTTTCCGCTTTCCTGAACGCCGGCCTTCTGAACCGCCTGCATGTGATGGTTGCGCCCATGATCATTGGCAGCGGTCGCCCGGCGTTTTCCCTGCCGGAGATTGATCTGCTGGACGACGCGCTGCGCCCGCGGGCCCAACTGGTCAATCTCGGTAGTGACATGCTGTTCGACCTGGATTTCTCAGGCACCTGA
- the galU gene encoding UTP--glucose-1-phosphate uridylyltransferase GalU, giving the protein MIKKCLFPVAGYGTRFLPATKAMPKEILPVVNKPLVQYGVEEAAEAGIHEFGFVTGRGKRAIEDHFDISYELEHQIAGSGKEDLLTSIRELIDNNSFAFTRQNEMKGLGHAILTGRNLVGDSPFAVVLADDFCIGPEGEDGVLAQMVKLYNQFRCSIVAIEEVPADETHKYGVIAGESMKDGLYRITDMVEKPAPEDAPSNLAIIGRYILTPDIFEIIERTPAGKNGEVQITDALLEQARNGCVLAYQFKGRRFDCGSIDGFVEATNYVYENIYKKGKK; this is encoded by the coding sequence ATGATCAAGAAATGCCTGTTCCCCGTTGCCGGCTACGGCACCCGATTCCTGCCCGCCACCAAGGCCATGCCCAAGGAAATCCTGCCCGTGGTGAACAAACCCCTGGTCCAGTACGGGGTTGAGGAAGCGGCAGAAGCCGGCATTCATGAATTCGGCTTTGTGACCGGTCGCGGCAAGCGCGCCATTGAGGACCATTTCGACATCAGCTACGAACTGGAGCACCAGATTGCCGGTTCCGGGAAAGAGGATCTGCTGACCTCCATCCGCGAGCTGATCGACAACAACAGCTTCGCGTTTACCCGTCAGAACGAGATGAAGGGCCTCGGCCACGCCATCCTCACTGGTCGCAACCTGGTGGGTGACAGCCCCTTCGCCGTGGTTCTGGCAGACGACTTCTGCATTGGCCCCGAGGGTGAAGACGGCGTGCTGGCTCAGATGGTCAAGCTCTACAACCAGTTCCGCTGCTCGATTGTCGCCATTGAGGAAGTACCGGCAGACGAGACCCACAAGTACGGGGTGATTGCCGGTGAATCCATGAAAGATGGCCTGTACCGCATTACCGACATGGTGGAGAAGCCGGCGCCCGAGGACGCACCCAGCAACCTGGCGATTATTGGCCGGTACATCCTCACGCCGGATATCTTCGAGATCATCGAGCGCACGCCTGCCGGCAAGAACGGCGAAGTGCAGATAACCGACGCCCTGCTGGAGCAGGCACGCAACGGCTGCGTACTGGCGTACCAGTTCAAGGGTCGGCGGTTCGACTGCGGCAGCATCGATGGCTTTGTGGAAGCCACCAACTACGTGTACGAGAATATCTACAAGAAGGGCAAGAAGTAA
- a CDS encoding CDP-alcohol phosphatidyltransferase family protein: MDSNGHTSPGRLSLAFDLAWAGGLLALLCLLTSWLAQLPLTFIALAAILYIAVCVCAGFAWPRGQDFGWANRATLLRSTLVITLVALAPYAGNLVGENGSTGGLWLYSVVALLALLLDGVDGRVARATGSQSDFGARFDMELDALFILGLCVAVLALGKAGVWVLALGLMRYGFVAASLLLPWMNQPLPDSFRRKTICVWQIVTLLVAILPPATPLFVSTTLATALALLVWSFSLDIRWLYQRRHCHDSC; the protein is encoded by the coding sequence ATGGATTCTAATGGGCACACCTCCCCAGGCCGCCTCTCCCTGGCTTTCGATCTTGCCTGGGCAGGCGGATTGCTGGCGTTGTTATGCCTCCTTACCAGCTGGCTGGCCCAGCTACCGCTGACGTTTATCGCTCTGGCCGCCATTTTGTATATAGCAGTTTGCGTCTGCGCTGGCTTCGCCTGGCCCCGTGGCCAGGATTTCGGTTGGGCCAATCGGGCGACCCTTCTTCGAAGCACGCTGGTAATAACGCTGGTTGCCCTGGCTCCCTACGCAGGAAACCTGGTTGGCGAAAACGGGAGTACAGGCGGGCTCTGGCTGTACTCCGTGGTGGCATTACTGGCTTTGCTGCTGGACGGCGTGGACGGCAGGGTGGCCAGAGCTACCGGTTCGCAAAGCGACTTCGGCGCCCGTTTTGACATGGAGCTGGATGCGCTGTTCATCCTCGGGCTGTGCGTTGCGGTTCTGGCACTCGGGAAAGCCGGCGTCTGGGTCCTGGCTCTGGGCCTGATGCGCTATGGTTTCGTGGCCGCCAGCCTGTTGCTGCCCTGGATGAACCAACCCCTGCCCGACAGCTTTCGACGCAAAACTATCTGCGTTTGGCAGATCGTCACCCTGCTTGTGGCGATCCTGCCACCGGCCACACCCCTGTTTGTCAGCACCACACTGGCCACCGCGCTGGCGCTGCTGGTGTGGTCCTTTTCCCTGGACATTCGCTGGCTCTATCAAAGGAGACATTGCCATGACAGCTGTTAA
- a CDS encoding YceI family protein yields MTAVNTGTLTRTLVALPAALAISTGAMAEPRKFIVDDEHFSIVFEIMHIGYAPVMGMFREVEGQFVYDEEARELKSGQLVFQSDSVFTNHKKRDEHVRNEDFLNSEEYPEITYTVTGFETTGENTGKVTGDLEMLGQTRPVVLDVTLNKSAVYPFGHEEYTLGISASTTLKRSEWGMTYGIEQAMVGDEVTLRFGFEAIRESGGLF; encoded by the coding sequence ATGACAGCTGTTAACACCGGGACACTGACCAGAACCCTCGTTGCCCTGCCCGCCGCGCTGGCGATCAGCACCGGGGCGATGGCCGAACCCCGAAAATTTATCGTGGACGACGAACACTTCTCCATTGTGTTCGAAATCATGCACATCGGTTACGCGCCGGTGATGGGCATGTTTCGTGAGGTTGAAGGCCAATTCGTCTACGACGAGGAAGCCCGGGAGCTGAAGTCTGGTCAACTGGTGTTCCAGAGCGACAGTGTGTTCACCAATCACAAGAAGCGGGACGAGCACGTCCGTAACGAAGACTTCCTCAACAGTGAGGAGTACCCGGAAATCACCTACACGGTGACCGGATTTGAAACCACCGGCGAGAATACCGGCAAGGTGACCGGCGACCTCGAAATGCTCGGCCAGACCCGCCCCGTGGTGCTGGACGTGACTCTCAACAAAAGCGCTGTCTATCCCTTCGGGCATGAGGAGTACACCCTGGGCATCAGCGCCTCCACAACCCTCAAGCGCAGCGAATGGGGCATGACTTATGGGATCGAGCAGGCCATGGTGGGCGATGAGGTGACTCTGAGATTCGGGTTCGAGGCGATTCGCGAATCCGGCGGTCTTTTCTGA
- a CDS encoding 6-pyruvoyl trahydropterin synthase family protein → MFGLTVRDHMMIAHSFNGEVFGPAQKLHGATYVVDVTFERHQLDEDDLIVDIGLASEVLKDVLSEFNMKNLDEIPELAGRNTTTEFMARMVFDRMARAIHEGRLGETGRGIASLKVTLSESHIAWASYHAGI, encoded by the coding sequence ATGTTCGGCCTGACCGTCCGTGACCACATGATGATTGCCCACAGTTTTAACGGTGAGGTCTTCGGGCCCGCGCAGAAACTCCATGGTGCCACCTACGTGGTCGACGTGACCTTTGAGCGGCATCAACTGGACGAGGACGACCTGATCGTGGATATCGGGCTGGCCTCGGAAGTGCTTAAAGACGTTCTCTCGGAATTCAATATGAAGAATCTCGATGAGATTCCGGAGCTCGCGGGGCGCAATACCACCACGGAATTCATGGCCAGGATGGTATTCGATCGCATGGCCCGGGCCATTCACGAAGGTCGTCTTGGCGAAACCGGCCGCGGCATTGCGAGCCTCAAGGTAACCCTCTCGGAGTCGCATATTGCCTGGGCAAGCTACCATGCCGGAATCTGA